A window of Candidatus Anaeroferrophillus wilburensis genomic DNA:
TTCGAATATCTCAAAGGGGACTACAGCTTTGGCAAGCTGAAAAAGCCCATCAATCTGGCCGTCGACCGGGAAGGGACGCTTTATGTTGCCGATACGGCCCGTCAGGAGATCCTCGTCTATGGCCCCAGCGGTAATTTTTTGCGGACCATCGGTCGGGAACAGGAGTTGAGACCGGTTGATCTTGCTGTTGATGGTGACTTTCTTTATGTCACTGATGTCAAAAAGCATCAGGTGATGATTTATGACCGGTTGACCGGCACATTCCTCCAGGGAGTGGGGAACCATCCTGAAACACCTTCGGAAAGTTTGTCCATGCCTTTGGGGTTGGCCGTCGACAGCAAGGGCAGCCTGTTCCTCTCCAACATGGGGCACGGACGGATGATCAATCTTGACCGCGACGGCCATTTTCTTGGCTCATTCGGTAAAATGGGAGATGGCTTTGGTCAGTTTGCCCGGCCCAAAGGGGTGGCTATCGATGACCGGGACCGCATCTATGTGGTTGATGCCGGCCACCAGAATGTTCAGATTTTCAACCATGAAGGACGTTTGTTGATGTTCTTCGGTGATCCGGGATTGCCTCTTGGTTCCATGAACCTGCCGGCCGGCATCGCCGTCACCAGTGAAATGATTGACTTTTTTCAGCCGTATGTTGATCCTTCATTTCGCGTTGAACAGCTGATTTTTGTCACCAACCAGTTTGGTGACCACAAGATTACCGTTTATGCCCTTGGTGAACTGAAATAGTACTTATGGTTAGCGAGGGGACAGCCGCAGTGCTGTCCCCTTTTGTTTTTTTAACCCACATGTTCCGTGAATGGAATGGCTGGCATGCCTGGGAAACAATGGTCGATTCTGGTGCTGGGGAGCATCGCTCTGGTGTTGCTGCTTCTTGCTGGTTGCGATCCCACAACCCGCCATAAGGTTCTGACTACCATTTTTGACGGGGTTCCCAGTCCGCTGCCGCCAGAGCAGGTGCTGGAAGACTATTACCGGCAGCGGCTGGCGGCGGAGGCGGAGCAGGCTGCCCAGACAAATGCCGGTGTGGCAGTTGGTGGCCTGGCGATCGGTTCCCGTCATCGGCCCTATACGGAAAAGAAATGTACCGACTGCCATGATTTCAGCAGTGCCGTCGGCCTGGTTCGTCCTCCTCGTGAATTGTGTGTCATGTGCCACCGTGATTTTGTGCTTCAGGGAAAAGGGCTTCATGTTCATGGGCCGGTGGCCATCGGCGACTGTTCTGCCTGCCACCTGCCCCATACCTCTGTCCATGGCTCCCTGCTGGAGCAAGATAAAACCGACATTTGCAGCAAGTGCCACCAGGAACAGCGGCTGGCGGCTCTTATGCATGATCGGGTCGTGACCCGTGGGATGGCCTGCACCGACTGCCATGATCCCCATTATGGCGCCGCCCGGTATTTCCTCAAGTAGGGCCCGGTAATGTGGCGTCTGAGCGGGGTACTGATCGGTATTGTTCTCTGTGGACTGCTTGTTCATGTCACCCCGGTTGCCGCCCGGCCAAGGGTATTGTTGATGGTTCGGGACTTCCATAATTGGCTCGATTTCTCCTATGAGTATGACGCCCGGGAAAGCACCGGTGGTCGAGGTGAGGACCTGCAGGAGCGGGATCACCGGCTGGAGGAAGTCTACCATTTCGATATGGCCTATGCCGTCTATCATCCCCGGCTGGTGAACGGCCGCCTGGGCATTGACCTCGGCCTGAATGA
This region includes:
- a CDS encoding cytochrome C; this encodes MAGMPGKQWSILVLGSIALVLLLLAGCDPTTRHKVLTTIFDGVPSPLPPEQVLEDYYRQRLAAEAEQAAQTNAGVAVGGLAIGSRHRPYTEKKCTDCHDFSSAVGLVRPPRELCVMCHRDFVLQGKGLHVHGPVAIGDCSACHLPHTSVHGSLLEQDKTDICSKCHQEQRLAALMHDRVVTRGMACTDCHDPHYGAARYFLK